A single region of the Thermodesulfatator indicus DSM 15286 genome encodes:
- a CDS encoding ATP-binding protein codes for MYKKRLLTERIKRALSFFPVVAIVGARQTGKTTLVKHEFPKRKYFSLDSPEVRALLESDPHGFISAQEDPLTLDEVQKVPAIFESLKSLVDEQREPGRFLLTSSANFLLLKKVSETLAGRIAIFELPGFAVTEAGNYPPPEFLKQCLRENSLPSAPEKAYAKPKLETLICRGSLPPAVLAPDDDLRRLWFENYIATYLERDLRELSQVASLGDFRRLMGLAALRTAQVLNVSELARDAGLAVSTTRNYLQLLEISFQIRRLPPYFAHLGKRLTKAPKLLFRDTGLALTLMAIATKDNELATHPCYPALVETFLVEEIAKLLAYFEPQARLFYYRTHAGAEVDLVIEIGEKLIPIEIKASATVSLKKMAGLKQFLKDFKEKAPFGLVVYQGKEFVKIAPNIALVPWKYII; via the coding sequence ATGTACAAAAAACGCCTTCTAACCGAACGAATAAAAAGGGCTTTGAGTTTCTTTCCTGTGGTAGCCATTGTAGGGGCCCGTCAAACGGGGAAAACCACTTTGGTCAAACACGAATTTCCGAAAAGAAAATACTTTTCTCTGGACTCCCCCGAAGTGAGAGCCTTACTTGAAAGCGACCCACACGGCTTTATTTCCGCCCAGGAAGATCCTCTAACTCTTGACGAAGTCCAGAAAGTGCCTGCCATATTTGAGAGTTTGAAATCTCTGGTTGATGAACAGCGCGAGCCTGGCCGTTTTCTACTAACCAGTTCAGCCAATTTTTTGTTGCTCAAAAAGGTTTCAGAAACCCTGGCCGGAAGAATAGCTATTTTTGAGCTACCGGGCTTTGCCGTCACCGAAGCCGGAAATTATCCTCCTCCTGAGTTTTTAAAACAGTGCTTAAGAGAAAATTCGCTTCCCAGTGCTCCGGAAAAGGCTTACGCTAAGCCAAAGCTGGAAACTCTAATCTGTCGCGGGAGTCTTCCGCCCGCAGTTTTGGCCCCTGATGATGATTTACGCCGTCTATGGTTTGAAAACTACATAGCCACCTACCTTGAAAGAGACTTAAGGGAACTTTCTCAGGTTGCCTCTCTGGGAGATTTTCGTCGGCTCATGGGGCTTGCTGCTTTGAGAACAGCCCAAGTACTCAACGTTTCCGAACTGGCAAGAGATGCAGGGCTTGCTGTTTCCACTACCAGAAACTACCTCCAGTTACTTGAAATTTCCTTTCAAATAAGGCGTCTGCCGCCTTATTTTGCCCATCTGGGAAAGCGTTTAACCAAAGCTCCTAAGCTCCTCTTTCGGGACACAGGGCTTGCTTTAACTCTTATGGCCATAGCCACAAAGGATAACGAGCTTGCAACTCACCCCTGTTATCCTGCTTTAGTAGAAACTTTTTTAGTGGAAGAAATAGCTAAACTCCTGGCCTATTTTGAACCTCAAGCTCGTCTTTTTTATTACCGAACTCACGCTGGCGCAGAAGTTGACCTGGTAATTGAAATTGGCGAGAAACTAATCCCTATCGAGATAAAAGCTTCAGCCACGGTTTCCCTTAAAAAAATGGCCGGTTTAAAACAGTTTTTAAAAGACTTTAAGGAAAAAGCCCCTTTTGGCCTGGTTGTTTATCAGGGTAAAGAATTCGTCAAAATAGCTCCGAATATAGCGCTGGTGCCCTGGAAATATATAATCTGA
- the cas2 gene encoding CRISPR-associated endonuclease Cas2, with protein sequence MKATHYLVSYDIADDKRLRKVARIMEDFGERVLYSVFECHLTPVQLEALRRSVEPILDPLEDSVRYYPICERCEKHIEHLGRDKKFLRRKEFEIL encoded by the coding sequence TTGAAGGCCACTCACTATCTCGTCTCCTACGACATTGCCGATGACAAGCGCCTGCGCAAGGTGGCCAGAATTATGGAAGACTTTGGCGAGCGGGTGCTTTATAGCGTGTTTGAATGCCATCTAACACCGGTTCAGCTAGAGGCTTTGCGCCGCTCGGTGGAGCCAATACTTGATCCCCTTGAAGACAGTGTACGCTACTACCCCATATGTGAGCGCTGTGAAAAACATATTGAACACCTGGGGCGAGACAAAAAATTCTTGCGTCGTAAGGAGTTTGAAATACTTTGA
- a CDS encoding CRISPR-associated primase-polymerase type A1 → MNHLFTAEELLARGEEEKARNLVLRYRLWPGQRASEYLRWGALCEDLALPKQAMECYRKALEVSRDYPQAIWALAKLCYELGDLDAAKRLTRRFLQKEPDNSSARELLARIYQELGEVGSYAVITQEKDEKPHGPRYFPPSLGKKDLEPFDIFLEGRRAHGELILSQNTGSPMFLYREAALNLDELKEHLEGKRYFAVYPIDEDKRTRVAFISIQIPERERARHARLKSWLYLKSQIVKDIALSAYKRVNQENLPAALEAVSPYYFRLWFFFAEPIHFLWAKRFLKALTNKLPYPEEGIIYRDWNLTRPVGLGWREQAVFLPLGLNPVNRTRAMFMDEYGEPQPEQLTFFKKLRHLTFSEIKTFCRGGELRFEVRTARLFDELLSRLCESCALIKALVQKAQAGRLLSREEKLALFLTIGLLDQDGRLLHEVLYPCPDYRFAKIERQRRGLPKNPVSCYKLRAWFPALAASLPCHCVFENAQERYPSPLLHVSPILVPPEEETLTLEYRTPKELARRYCFYLNEKERLERKIARAERELTEYLRARPGKKIKLSENAFLTYEDGKLKVEQN, encoded by the coding sequence TTGAATCATCTTTTTACGGCTGAAGAATTGCTGGCTCGCGGTGAAGAGGAAAAAGCCAGAAACTTGGTTCTGCGCTATCGTCTGTGGCCAGGCCAGAGGGCTTCTGAATACTTGCGCTGGGGTGCCCTTTGCGAAGACCTGGCTCTTCCCAAACAGGCCATGGAATGCTACCGAAAAGCACTGGAGGTTTCCAGAGACTATCCCCAGGCCATCTGGGCGCTGGCCAAGCTCTGTTATGAACTCGGAGACCTTGACGCCGCCAAGAGATTGACCAGACGTTTCTTACAAAAAGAGCCTGATAATTCCTCTGCCCGCGAACTTCTGGCCAGGATTTATCAGGAACTTGGTGAAGTTGGTTCGTATGCCGTTATAACTCAGGAAAAAGACGAAAAGCCCCATGGCCCGCGTTATTTTCCGCCGTCTTTAGGAAAGAAAGACCTTGAGCCTTTTGATATTTTTCTTGAAGGTCGCAGGGCCCACGGAGAGCTGATTTTGAGCCAGAATACCGGCTCTCCCATGTTTCTTTATCGTGAGGCCGCGCTTAATTTAGACGAACTTAAAGAACACCTTGAAGGCAAACGCTATTTTGCCGTTTATCCCATTGACGAAGATAAACGCACCAGGGTGGCTTTTATCTCTATTCAGATTCCTGAACGGGAACGGGCCCGTCATGCGCGACTAAAAAGCTGGCTTTATCTGAAATCTCAGATAGTTAAGGATATAGCCCTTTCAGCCTACAAAAGAGTTAACCAGGAAAACCTGCCCGCTGCCCTTGAGGCCGTGTCTCCTTATTATTTCAGGCTGTGGTTCTTTTTTGCTGAGCCTATTCATTTTCTCTGGGCCAAAAGGTTTTTGAAGGCTTTGACAAACAAACTACCCTATCCCGAAGAGGGAATTATTTATCGGGATTGGAATCTTACCAGGCCGGTTGGCCTTGGCTGGCGGGAGCAGGCGGTATTTTTGCCTTTAGGGCTTAACCCTGTTAACAGAACACGGGCCATGTTTATGGACGAATACGGAGAACCGCAACCTGAGCAACTCACCTTTTTCAAAAAATTACGCCATTTAACCTTTTCTGAAATAAAAACATTCTGCCGTGGTGGGGAACTGCGCTTTGAAGTGCGCACGGCAAGGTTATTTGATGAATTGCTTTCTCGATTATGTGAAAGCTGTGCCTTAATCAAGGCTTTGGTGCAGAAGGCCCAGGCCGGAAGGCTACTTTCGCGCGAGGAAAAACTGGCCCTTTTCCTCACCATTGGCTTGCTTGACCAGGACGGCCGCTTGCTTCACGAAGTGCTTTATCCGTGCCCTGATTATCGCTTTGCAAAAATAGAACGCCAGCGCCGAGGCCTGCCTAAAAACCCCGTTAGCTGTTACAAACTTAGAGCCTGGTTTCCTGCGCTTGCGGCCTCTTTGCCGTGCCACTGTGTATTTGAAAATGCGCAAGAAAGATACCCCTCTCCTTTGCTTCACGTTTCACCCATTCTGGTGCCACCTGAGGAAGAGACTCTTACCCTTGAGTACAGGACTCCTAAAGAGCTTGCTCGGCGCTACTGCTTTTATCTCAACGAAAAAGAAAGGCTTGAACGCAAAATAGCCAGAGCTGAACGGGAACTTACTGAGTATCTGAGGGCCAGGCCAGGCAAAAAGATAAAACTCTCTGAAAACGCCTTTCTTACTTACGAAGACGGAAAGCTCAAAGTGGAGCAGAACTAA
- the cas1 gene encoding CRISPR-associated endonuclease Cas1 → MALYITEQGLKVRKEGQRLQFYKEKNVVREFRLDDLDEIYVFGRLNFSAAALQALLKHEIKVHFLTASGKYLGRLAPPRGKNVELRLAQFRAFDNEKRRLEIARAVIAGKIRNQKNFLRRQNRKLKNEKIGQAILKLRHKIKEAEDAQSLESLRGIEGQAAQVYFDVFGKLFQVEGLKFPGRIRRPPPDPINALLSLGYTLLFAQIWSVAESTGFDPYLGFLHVPEYGRPSLVLDLAEEWRPLIVDSLVVRLFNWKAVKPEDFTEEPWDDEEDFTSFKLTPDGLRKFLAKFRERLDEEALYAPLNKRLSYRYIMQQQVWHLARVLDGREEKYQAFSLE, encoded by the coding sequence ATGGCCTTATACATTACCGAGCAAGGTTTAAAAGTCAGGAAGGAGGGCCAGCGCCTTCAATTTTACAAAGAGAAAAACGTTGTTCGTGAGTTTAGGCTTGATGATCTTGACGAAATCTATGTCTTCGGGCGATTGAACTTTTCGGCAGCAGCCCTTCAGGCCCTTCTTAAACACGAAATAAAAGTGCACTTTCTTACCGCTTCAGGTAAATATCTGGGGCGCCTGGCTCCACCTCGCGGCAAAAACGTAGAGCTAAGGCTTGCTCAATTCAGGGCCTTTGATAACGAAAAACGCCGTCTTGAGATAGCAAGAGCCGTTATTGCCGGGAAAATCAGAAACCAGAAAAACTTCTTGCGCCGCCAGAACCGTAAATTGAAAAACGAAAAAATAGGCCAGGCTATCTTAAAATTGCGTCACAAAATTAAAGAGGCCGAAGATGCCCAGAGCCTGGAATCTTTAAGGGGGATAGAAGGTCAGGCCGCCCAGGTCTATTTTGATGTTTTTGGTAAGCTTTTTCAGGTAGAGGGGTTAAAGTTTCCGGGCCGCATTAGAAGGCCGCCGCCTGACCCGATAAATGCTCTGCTTTCTTTAGGCTACACCCTTCTTTTTGCCCAGATATGGAGCGTTGCTGAAAGTACCGGCTTTGACCCTTATCTTGGTTTTTTGCACGTGCCTGAGTACGGCCGTCCTTCATTGGTTTTAGACCTCGCTGAGGAGTGGCGCCCTCTAATAGTGGATTCTCTAGTAGTGAGGCTTTTTAACTGGAAGGCCGTAAAGCCTGAGGACTTTACCGAAGAGCCCTGGGATGATGAGGAAGACTTTACTTCTTTTAAGCTTACGCCTGACGGCCTGCGAAAGTTTCTCGCCAAATTTCGCGAGCGTTTGGACGAAGAGGCCTTGTATGCTCCGCTTAACAAGCGTCTAAGCTATCGCTACATCATGCAACAGCAGGTGTGGCATCTGGCCCGGGTGCTTGATGGCCGAGAAGAAAAATACCAGGCTTTCTCATTAGAATGA
- the cas2 gene encoding CRISPR-associated endonuclease Cas2 translates to MAKRQFYIVSYDISDEKRLREIHKFMKDFGEWKQKSVFECWLTPEAYENMKAGLKKLFKPREDRVRIYRLCKTCRERAFSYGWGELPEEFEEDVIL, encoded by the coding sequence ATGGCCAAGAGGCAGTTTTACATAGTTTCTTATGATATATCTGACGAAAAGCGCCTGCGCGAAATACACAAATTCATGAAAGACTTTGGCGAATGGAAACAAAAAAGCGTATTTGAGTGCTGGCTTACACCAGAAGCTTACGAAAACATGAAAGCTGGCCTTAAAAAGCTTTTTAAGCCCCGAGAAGACCGGGTGCGTATTTACCGCCTCTGTAAGACCTGCCGTGAAAGGGCCTTTTCCTACGGCTGGGGCGAACTTCCTGAAGAGTTTGAAGAAGATGTGATTTTATAG
- the cas6 gene encoding CRISPR system precrRNA processing endoribonuclease RAMP protein Cas6 — MQTLELPVIRVWLEFEAEEPESLPRYLFSPLRGVLGAQLKRLSCVARKFSTCRECPLNQHCAYGYIFETPRPEGAERLRLYPYLPHPFTISLPYPTPRENPFFLGLTLVGRAIQYFPHLVLALSAAGEKGLGRERVPLRLKAIKDHQNDELYQAGKLKPPSLLSEFLPYETEKLSLLFETPVTLRFEGKLVKPEQFEFHVFIRNLLRRLSALSFFHAEKELALDFKGLIEAAKQIKTTAKNLKSVEITRYSARTKQKMPLRGLIGRVSFEGNLTPFTPLLRAGELVHVGKNTSFGFGHYKITSSSNSSGSSPQP; from the coding sequence ATGCAGACGCTTGAACTTCCCGTTATTCGTGTGTGGCTAGAGTTTGAAGCCGAAGAACCAGAGAGTCTTCCTCGTTATCTCTTTTCGCCCCTTCGCGGGGTCTTAGGCGCCCAGCTAAAAAGGCTCTCTTGCGTGGCAAGAAAGTTTAGCACCTGTCGGGAGTGTCCGCTTAATCAACATTGCGCTTACGGTTACATCTTTGAAACGCCAAGGCCAGAGGGAGCTGAGCGCCTGCGTCTATATCCGTATCTCCCTCATCCTTTTACCATAAGCCTGCCCTACCCTACCCCCAGGGAAAACCCCTTCTTTTTGGGCCTTACCCTTGTGGGCAGGGCTATACAATACTTTCCGCATCTGGTGCTGGCTTTAAGTGCGGCCGGGGAGAAAGGCCTTGGCCGAGAAAGAGTGCCCTTAAGGCTCAAAGCCATAAAAGACCACCAAAATGACGAACTCTACCAGGCCGGAAAACTAAAACCGCCAAGTTTATTGAGTGAATTTTTGCCTTACGAAACCGAGAAGCTAAGCCTTTTGTTTGAAACACCGGTAACCTTGCGGTTTGAGGGAAAGCTGGTAAAGCCCGAGCAGTTTGAATTTCACGTCTTTATTAGAAATCTTTTGCGACGGCTCTCAGCCCTTTCTTTTTTCCATGCCGAAAAAGAGCTTGCCCTTGACTTCAAAGGCCTGATTGAAGCCGCCAAGCAAATAAAAACTACAGCCAAAAACCTTAAATCCGTTGAAATTACACGCTACTCAGCCAGGACTAAACAAAAAATGCCCCTGCGGGGCCTGATAGGCCGGGTATCTTTTGAAGGTAATCTCACTCCATTTACTCCACTTTTAAGAGCAGGCGAGCTCGTCCACGTGGGCAAAAACACAAGCTTCGGCTTCGGCCACTATAAAATCACATCTTCTTCAAACTCTTCAGGAAGTTCGCCCCAGCCGTAG
- the larE gene encoding ATP-dependent sacrificial sulfur transferase LarE, translated as MEKIAQKLKCLEDIFKNLGGLAIALSGGLDSSVLLFLAANFLGRKKVLAYTITSPIINPEDLYHARLVASHLGIKHEFIAFDHLSLKAFQQNPKNRCYFCKKEMFKALITKSPYPVADGTQLDDLNDYRPGLKAISELKILSPLKEAGFPKEEIRLLAKKFRLPNYKREASPCLATRFLTGEPITRDSLLMIQKAENYLKGLGLSLVRVRKKANLAIIEVTLSEQEKVLGNQRSIVSFFKKLGFKKILYNLEGY; from the coding sequence GTGGAAAAGATAGCGCAAAAGCTAAAGTGCCTTGAAGACATTTTTAAAAACCTGGGGGGGCTTGCGATAGCCCTCTCAGGGGGCCTTGATAGCAGCGTCCTTCTTTTTTTAGCGGCTAACTTTTTAGGCCGTAAAAAGGTTTTAGCTTACACCATAACCTCGCCTATTATTAATCCAGAAGATTTATACCACGCCAGGCTGGTGGCTTCACACTTAGGAATAAAACATGAATTTATCGCTTTTGATCACCTAAGCCTTAAAGCCTTCCAGCAAAACCCTAAAAACCGCTGCTACTTTTGTAAAAAAGAAATGTTTAAAGCCTTAATCACTAAAAGCCCGTATCCCGTGGCTGATGGCACTCAGCTAGACGATTTAAACGATTATAGGCCCGGGCTTAAGGCTATCAGCGAACTGAAAATTTTATCTCCTTTAAAAGAAGCTGGCTTCCCAAAAGAGGAAATTCGTTTATTGGCGAAGAAATTTAGACTACCAAATTATAAACGAGAAGCCTCCCCTTGTTTGGCCACCAGATTCCTTACAGGAGAACCAATAACCCGGGATAGCCTTTTAATGATACAGAAGGCCGAAAATTATCTTAAGGGACTAGGACTTTCTTTGGTGAGAGTACGAAAGAAGGCCAACTTGGCGATAATAGAAGTTACATTAAGCGAACAAGAAAAAGTTCTTGGAAATCAAAGGTCTATCGTTAGTTTCTTTAAAAAGCTAGGATTCAAAAAGATTCTTTATAATCTGGAAGGCTATTAA
- a CDS encoding homocysteine biosynthesis protein has product MGYKIKKTIDEINEKIKKGEAVVVTAEEMVKIVKENGPEEAAAQVDVVTTGTFAPMCSSGAFINFGHSKPAIKAYRVWLNGVPAYAGIAAVDIYIGATEPCEDDPLNKVYPGEFRYGGGHVIQDLVAGKTVYLKATSYGTHCYPRKYLEKEITLKDIPYALLFNPRNAYQNYNCAINLSDKTIYTYMGILRPRAQNANYATSGELSPLFKDPYLRTIGVGTRIFLGGGIGYVAWAGTQCNFKVPRTEKGAPLTPAATLMVYGDMKQMSAEWLVGVSILGYGCSLAVGLGVPIPILNEEIAAFAGLSDEELFTQVVDYAHDYPNGIKRSYGTVSYAELKSGTIRVLDKEIPTVPLSSIVKARKIAETLKNWIKEGKFLLSEPQAPFPGTELYPFR; this is encoded by the coding sequence ATGGGATACAAAATCAAAAAAACCATAGATGAAATCAACGAAAAGATAAAAAAAGGCGAAGCGGTAGTTGTAACTGCCGAAGAAATGGTAAAGATAGTCAAAGAAAACGGGCCTGAAGAAGCTGCTGCTCAGGTAGATGTAGTTACTACTGGCACTTTTGCCCCCATGTGTTCCTCTGGCGCATTTATCAACTTTGGCCATTCAAAACCAGCCATTAAGGCCTATAGAGTTTGGCTAAATGGCGTGCCTGCTTACGCTGGCATTGCCGCGGTTGACATTTATATTGGAGCAACAGAGCCATGTGAAGATGACCCTCTCAACAAAGTTTATCCTGGTGAATTTCGTTACGGCGGAGGCCATGTCATTCAAGACTTGGTAGCCGGAAAAACTGTTTATCTTAAAGCCACATCTTATGGCACCCATTGTTATCCCCGTAAATACCTCGAAAAAGAAATAACTCTTAAAGATATTCCTTATGCCCTTTTATTTAACCCACGTAATGCTTACCAAAATTATAACTGCGCCATAAATCTTTCGGATAAAACCATCTACACCTACATGGGCATTTTGCGCCCCAGAGCTCAAAACGCTAATTACGCTACTTCTGGAGAACTTTCACCACTTTTTAAAGATCCGTATCTTCGTACCATAGGAGTAGGAACCCGAATTTTCTTAGGAGGTGGAATAGGTTACGTAGCCTGGGCAGGGACCCAGTGCAACTTCAAAGTGCCTCGCACAGAAAAAGGCGCTCCGCTCACCCCTGCGGCCACTCTCATGGTCTATGGAGACATGAAACAAATGAGTGCTGAATGGCTAGTGGGTGTTAGCATTTTGGGTTATGGATGCTCTCTGGCGGTAGGCCTAGGTGTGCCCATACCTATTCTTAACGAAGAAATAGCAGCCTTTGCCGGGCTTTCTGATGAGGAACTTTTCACCCAAGTGGTGGATTACGCTCACGATTATCCCAATGGCATCAAGCGTTCTTACGGCACTGTGAGCTATGCCGAACTCAAAAGCGGTACTATAAGGGTTTTAGATAAAGAAATTCCTACCGTACCTCTTTCGAGCATAGTTAAAGCTAGAAAAATCGCCGAAACCCTGAAGAATTGGATAAAAGAAGGCAAATTCCTGCTTAGCGAACCCCAGGCTCCATTCCCTGGCACCGAACTTTATCCATTCCGTTAG
- a CDS encoding CBS domain-containing protein encodes MRIKHWMIKDVITISPEATVEEALQLMKKHSIRHLPVVDGEDLVGLVTESSIRQYTLPSIKDSLPIKEVMILNPITVDAEATIDEAARLIHRHKIGGLPVIQAGKLVGIITVTDLLEAFIELMGILRSSSRIDVIPAKNKSFEEVLDIIKTHGGHVISVGMDIHPSGEKIYYVRLEKCPLDPIAAALEIAGHQVVSLVE; translated from the coding sequence TTGCGTATAAAACACTGGATGATAAAAGATGTAATTACTATCTCACCAGAGGCCACTGTAGAAGAAGCTCTCCAGTTAATGAAAAAACACTCTATCAGGCATCTGCCAGTGGTTGATGGAGAAGATCTGGTGGGTCTAGTAACAGAAAGCAGTATTCGTCAATACACCCTTCCTTCTATAAAAGATTCCCTCCCCATAAAAGAGGTAATGATATTAAACCCCATTACCGTTGACGCTGAAGCCACCATTGACGAAGCGGCACGCCTTATCCACCGCCACAAAATAGGTGGGCTTCCGGTTATCCAAGCCGGAAAACTGGTCGGCATTATTACTGTTACCGATCTTCTTGAGGCCTTTATAGAACTGATGGGCATTTTGCGCTCAAGCTCTCGCATTGATGTTATCCCCGCGAAAAATAAAAGTTTTGAAGAAGTTCTTGACATCATAAAAACTCACGGTGGACATGTAATTTCCGTAGGTATGGATATACATCCCAGCGGGGAAAAAATTTATTATGTAAGGCTTGAGAAATGTCCGCTTGACCCTATTGCCGCAGCCCTCGAAATAGCAGGTCATCAAGTAGTATCTCTAGTAGAATAG